The following proteins are co-located in the Microcebus murinus isolate Inina chromosome 21, M.murinus_Inina_mat1.0, whole genome shotgun sequence genome:
- the POU4F3 gene encoding POU domain, class 4, transcription factor 3 gives MMAMNAKQPFGMHPVLQEPKFSSLHSGSEAMRRVCLPAPQLQGNIFGSFDESLLARAEALAAVDIVSHGKNHPFKPDATYHTMSSVPCTSTSSTVPISHPATLTSHPHHAVHQGLEGDLLEHISPTLSVSGLGAPEHSVMPAQIHPHHLGAMGHLHQAMGMSHPHAVAPHSAMPACLSDVESDPRELEAFAERFKQRRIKLGVTQADVGAALANLKIPGVGSLSQSTICRFESLTLSHNNMIALKPVLQAWLEEAEAAYREKNSKPELFNGSERKRKRTSIAAPEKRSLEAYFAIQPRPSSEKIAAIAEKLDLKKNVVRVWFCNQRQKQKRMKYSAVH, from the exons ATGATGGCCATGAACGCCAAGCAGCCTTTCGGCATGCACCCTGTGCTGCAAGAACCCAAATTCTCCAGCCTGCACTCCGGCTCCGAGGCCATGCGCCGAGTCTGTCTCCCAGCCCCGCAG CTGCAGGGTAATATATTTGGAAGCTTTGATGAGAGCCTGCTGGCACGCGCAGAAGCTCTGGCGGCGGTGGATATCGTCTCCCACGGCAAGAACCATCCGTTCAAGCCCGACGCCACCTACCATACCATGAGCAGCGTGCCCTGCACGTCCACCTCGTCCACCGTGCCCATCTCCCACCCGGCCACGCTCACTTCACACCCGCACCACGCCGTGCACCAGGGCCTCGAAGGCGACCTGCTAGAGCACATCTCGCCCACGCTGAGTGTGAGCGGCCTGGGCGCCCCGGAGCACTCGGTGATGCCCGCGCAGATCCATCCACACCACCTGGGAGCCATGGGCCACCTGCACCAGGCCATGGGCATGAGTCACCCGCATGCCGTGGCGCCTCACAGCGCCATGCCCGCGTGCCTCAGCGACGTAGAGTCAGACCCGCGTGAGCTGGAGGCCTTTGCCGAGCGCTTCAAGCAGCGGCGCATCAAGCTGGGGGTGACCCAGGCGGACGTGGGTGCAGCTCTAGCCAATCTCAAGATCCCCGGCGTGGGCTCGCTCAGTCAGAGCACCATCTGTAGGTTCGAGTCTCTCACCCTCTCGCACAACAACATGATCGCGCTCAAGCCGGTGCTGCAGGCTTGGctggaggaggccgaggcggcctaCCGGGAGAAGAACAGCAAGCCGGAGCTCTTCAACGGCAGCGAGCGGAAGCGCAAACGCACGTCCATCGCCGCGCCGGAGAAACGCTCACTGGAGGCCTACTTCGCCATCCAGCCCCGTCCCTCCTCCGAGAAGATAGCAGCCATCGCTGAGAAACTGGACCTTAAAAAGAACGTGGTGAGGGTCTGGTTCTGCAAccagagacagaaacagaaacgAATGAAATACTCGGCTGTCCACTGA